The Nitrospirota bacterium genome includes a window with the following:
- a CDS encoding TetR/AcrR family transcriptional regulator translates to MRKSKTETAETRRRIVDLAAKTFRRKGIAATGVAEIMAAAGLTHGGFYRHFGSKDQLVAEACSVGLDDMVRSYRSASEGGREGFVKHLQSCLTPAYRDDRSGGCPLVAMGSELVRADAATRRGAANGFQELIDEIAQWLPTKSRREARDEAIAILTGMIGVVTMSRVVDDARLSARILRVGRDELGRRFGTNAPRRRGSVRRRPRG, encoded by the coding sequence CGATCTTGCCGCGAAGACGTTTCGCAGAAAAGGCATTGCGGCCACGGGCGTCGCGGAGATCATGGCCGCCGCCGGTTTGACTCACGGCGGCTTCTACCGTCACTTCGGCTCGAAGGATCAGCTCGTCGCAGAGGCCTGCTCGGTCGGCCTGGACGACATGGTCAGGTCCTACCGGAGCGCTTCGGAAGGCGGCCGTGAGGGGTTCGTCAAGCACCTCCAGTCCTGCCTCACGCCAGCCTATCGGGATGATCGGAGCGGCGGTTGTCCGTTGGTGGCGATGGGCAGCGAGTTGGTGAGAGCGGACGCGGCCACGCGGCGCGGGGCCGCGAACGGCTTCCAGGAACTGATCGACGAGATCGCGCAATGGCTGCCCACGAAATCCAGGCGTGAGGCGCGCGACGAAGCCATCGCGATCCTCACGGGGATGATCGGCGTCGTGACAATGTCCCGGGTGGTGGACGATGCGCGCCTTTCTGCGCGCATCCTGCGCGTGGGCAGGGACGAACTCGGGCGCCGGTTCGGAACGAACGCGCCACGGCGACGAGGCAGCGTCCGTCGCCGGCCGCGCGGCTGA